A genomic segment from Fibrobacter sp. UWH6 encodes:
- a CDS encoding AAA domain-containing protein, with translation MSVARNIFRAIHEGRWLSIEYVNAEKKTTHYWISINNIEIKNKDGVERARLDTMGLHLMTHECSQRYLYFDGIQYAEIIEGTFALRNTTLLHDLNANPSRYACIFSNVHNVKILNYLQECQKLSCDNREKKFRLLEHLDESQFVKGCYKLTQEECDSLIEYFQKKQSKKSNSEFIALEQLGLNKLSIKTDKGLYVLAYNELLFDIENKALRKSPEPKILTRFVLRNDVATEVIRISRYLHEDEFLLLENFDANEKQIKDLIIKNGRLSRGELLDDMPHIVALETTSNDLTNEYDSIALSLQSGSVTTPLRAFFGEFLSRSRKRKNYPIALLDNNVNLDQLLAIHKTLKYPMAYIQGPPGTGKTRTIVNTIISAFFNDCTVLFSSQNNQPVDGAFKQLISITVDGKDVPFPILRLGNNEEVKKSIGYIKGLFERTKNWTVKDEALTIFSNEKTENTSKLAEYLETYEDKLDLLEREDAVNDFLEKNTAFDIGINLQSKQLTRIRSKLADIGEVNTEKALSYLPNDYEKFLFFIRFKSAKCIQRLKEPKYRELWKIIDCENADDAVAKFNRYLKEDANLENLLKVFPVVATTNQSAKKLGSAKVHFDITILDEASQCDMAMALLPILRSESLMLVGDPQQLNPVITLDDLDNKRLIKKYGIADEYDYKKNSIYKSYLAADSISDEVLLSHHYRSAKEIISFNNKKYYNNKLQVMTAKKELPPLIFQETANEKPFTRNTSANEADAIAEFVANHPEKSIGIITPFVAQKEMIDEALKNRGVSATCGTVHTFQGDEKDIILFSLALTQRTAQGTYNWFADNKELINVAVSRAKEELVLFSNTPTIERLHKDNDDLYELVQYVKTKGEYKVTPKHSHSRALGLKTYSTKMEDDFFENINHALSIVDPHKRYSVKTQVPVSQVFQQNTCGESIFFTGSFDFVLYEKDGRSEVPLLAIELDGEEHRTNENRKRCDAAKERICKSHYFKLLRIPNSYARRYNHIKEILIDYFKR, from the coding sequence ATGAGCGTCGCAAGAAACATATTCAGAGCAATTCATGAGGGCCGTTGGCTCTCTATTGAGTATGTCAATGCCGAAAAAAAGACAACGCATTATTGGATTAGCATAAACAATATCGAAATCAAGAATAAAGATGGGGTGGAGAGGGCACGGTTAGATACAATGGGTCTTCATTTAATGACCCACGAATGTAGCCAGCGTTATCTTTATTTTGATGGAATCCAATATGCTGAAATTATCGAGGGAACATTTGCGCTTCGCAATACGACTTTGTTGCATGATTTAAATGCGAATCCATCTCGATATGCCTGCATTTTTAGCAATGTTCACAATGTCAAGATACTGAATTATCTCCAGGAATGCCAAAAACTTTCATGTGATAACCGAGAAAAGAAATTTCGGTTGCTAGAACATCTTGATGAATCTCAATTTGTTAAGGGATGCTATAAGCTTACTCAGGAAGAATGTGATTCTCTCATTGAATATTTCCAAAAGAAACAATCAAAAAAATCAAATTCTGAATTTATTGCATTAGAACAACTTGGGTTGAATAAGCTGAGCATTAAGACCGATAAAGGTCTTTATGTGTTGGCCTATAATGAATTGTTGTTTGATATCGAAAATAAAGCACTGAGAAAGTCTCCAGAACCAAAGATTTTGACAAGATTTGTTCTGAGAAATGATGTTGCAACCGAAGTCATTAGAATCTCCCGCTATTTGCATGAAGATGAATTCCTTTTGCTTGAAAACTTTGATGCAAATGAAAAACAAATCAAGGATTTGATTATAAAGAATGGACGGCTTTCCCGTGGTGAATTGTTAGATGACATGCCTCATATCGTCGCCTTGGAAACAACTTCTAATGATTTGACGAACGAATATGATTCAATTGCATTATCATTGCAGTCAGGAAGTGTGACTACGCCCCTCCGTGCGTTCTTTGGCGAATTTTTAAGCAGATCTCGCAAACGTAAGAACTATCCCATTGCGCTGCTAGATAATAATGTTAATCTAGATCAGTTGTTGGCAATTCATAAAACGCTTAAATATCCGATGGCTTATATTCAGGGACCACCGGGAACTGGAAAAACAAGAACCATTGTCAATACCATCATAAGCGCATTTTTCAATGATTGTACCGTTTTATTTTCGTCACAAAATAATCAACCGGTAGATGGGGCTTTTAAACAACTGATATCAATTACAGTAGATGGAAAAGATGTTCCTTTCCCAATTTTACGTCTTGGCAATAATGAAGAAGTCAAGAAGTCCATAGGATATATTAAGGGACTCTTTGAACGTACAAAAAATTGGACAGTAAAAGACGAAGCATTGACTATATTCTCAAACGAGAAAACAGAAAATACGTCAAAACTAGCTGAATATCTTGAAACTTACGAAGATAAGCTTGATTTACTTGAACGAGAAGATGCTGTAAATGATTTTCTGGAAAAGAATACCGCTTTTGATATCGGCATAAATTTACAGAGCAAGCAGTTAACTCGCATTAGATCAAAATTGGCAGATATCGGTGAAGTTAATACGGAAAAAGCATTGAGCTATTTGCCCAATGACTATGAAAAATTCCTGTTTTTCATTCGTTTTAAGTCAGCAAAATGTATTCAGCGACTGAAGGAACCCAAATATAGGGAACTTTGGAAAATTATTGATTGTGAAAATGCAGATGATGCAGTTGCTAAATTCAATCGCTATCTGAAAGAAGATGCGAATCTGGAAAATTTATTGAAGGTTTTTCCTGTTGTAGCAACGACTAATCAATCCGCAAAAAAGTTGGGTTCAGCCAAAGTTCATTTTGACATTACAATATTAGATGAAGCTAGCCAATGTGATATGGCAATGGCGTTGTTACCAATTTTACGCAGCGAAAGTTTAATGCTTGTAGGCGATCCTCAGCAATTAAATCCGGTCATTACATTAGACGATTTGGACAACAAGCGACTAATAAAAAAGTACGGAATAGCCGATGAGTATGACTATAAAAAGAATTCCATATACAAGTCATATTTGGCTGCCGATTCCATTAGTGATGAAGTTTTGTTGAGTCATCACTATCGTTCTGCAAAGGAAATTATCAGTTTCAATAACAAGAAGTATTACAACAATAAACTTCAAGTAATGACAGCTAAAAAAGAGTTGCCACCTCTGATATTCCAGGAAACGGCGAATGAAAAGCCATTTACTCGTAATACTTCTGCAAATGAGGCGGATGCCATAGCTGAATTTGTAGCCAATCATCCGGAAAAGTCAATTGGAATTATTACACCTTTTGTAGCTCAAAAGGAAATGATTGATGAAGCCTTAAAAAATCGTGGTGTGTCGGCAACCTGTGGTACGGTTCACACGTTCCAAGGCGATGAAAAGGATATTATCCTGTTTTCTTTGGCATTGACGCAGAGAACTGCACAAGGAACTTATAATTGGTTTGCTGATAATAAGGAACTGATTAATGTTGCGGTGTCTAGAGCTAAGGAAGAACTGGTTCTTTTCTCTAACACACCGACGATAGAGCGCTTGCACAAGGATAATGATGATCTTTATGAACTTGTGCAATATGTCAAGACAAAAGGCGAGTACAAAGTTACGCCAAAACATTCTCATTCAAGAGCTTTGGGATTAAAAACATATAGCACAAAGATGGAAGACGACTTCTTTGAAAATATAAATCATGCTTTGAGCATTGTTGATCCCCATAAACGTTATTCTGTAAAAACACAAGTTCCTGTCTCACAAGTTTTTCAACAGAATACCTGTGGAGAAAGCATTTTCTTTACAGGCAGTTTTGACTTTGTTCTTTATGAAAAAGATGGTCGTTCAGAAGTTCCTTTACTCGCTATTGAGTTAGATGGGGAAGAGCATCGCACCAATGAAAACCGAAAAAGATGTGATGCTGCAAAAGAACGTATATGCAAATCACACTATTTTAAGCTTCTTCGCATCCCTAATTCTTATGCAAGACGTTACAATCACATCAAGGAAATCTTGATTGATTATTTTAAACGATAA
- the dinD gene encoding DNA damage-inducible protein D: MAKKEISTYSQQTFESIKHVDENGVEFWYARELQTALEYTQWRRFEDAVDRAKVACEASGIEVTDHFADVGKMVSLGSGSEREISDVKLSRYACYLIVMNGDPRKEVIALGQTYFAVKTRQQEIVENIEQLSEDEKRLAIRDEVTIRNKFLASAAKAAGVETPVDYAVFQNRGYQGLYNGLSMQDIHKRKGLKKSQQILDHMGATELAANLFRITQTDDKLRRENIKGKENANETHFAVGQKVRQTIKELGGVMPENLPTPEKSAKQLKRLKK, from the coding sequence ATGGCTAAAAAAGAAATCTCAACTTATTCTCAGCAAACTTTTGAAAGCATCAAGCATGTAGACGAAAACGGTGTCGAATTCTGGTACGCGAGGGAACTGCAGACAGCGTTGGAATACACACAATGGCGTCGTTTCGAAGATGCTGTTGATAGAGCAAAAGTGGCGTGTGAAGCTAGTGGAATTGAAGTTACAGACCATTTTGCCGACGTTGGCAAAATGGTATCCCTTGGCTCCGGATCTGAACGTGAAATCAGCGATGTCAAGCTTTCTCGCTATGCATGTTACCTTATCGTAATGAACGGAGACCCTCGTAAAGAGGTAATTGCACTTGGACAGACGTACTTTGCGGTAAAGACTCGTCAGCAGGAGATTGTAGAAAACATTGAACAGTTGTCTGAAGATGAAAAACGCTTGGCGATTCGTGATGAAGTTACTATCCGCAATAAGTTCCTGGCTAGCGCAGCAAAGGCTGCCGGAGTCGAAACTCCTGTGGACTATGCTGTGTTTCAGAATCGCGGATATCAGGGCTTGTATAACGGCTTGAGCATGCAGGATATTCATAAGCGCAAAGGGCTGAAGAAAAGTCAACAGATTCTGGATCACATGGGCGCAACAGAACTTGCCGCAAATCTTTTCCGCATCACACAAACAGATGATAAGCTGCGCCGCGAGAATATCAAGGGCAAGGAGAACGCGAACGAAACGCACTTTGCCGTTGGGCAAAAAGTCCGTCAAACAATCAAGGAACTTGGCGGAGTTATGCCCGAAAACCTGCCCACACCAGAGAAAAGTGCAAAACAATTGAAAAGATTAAAGAAATAA
- a CDS encoding YhcG family protein, which produces MDKVSPIYNNIVQQIKSAILESQLESARAVNQQMLSLYYAIGQFVSANSREGTWGTGAIETISAQLRREMPGLRGFSATSIKKMRQFYEKWEEFLNRPPMAGELEKAEFDIKTPIIPIHALINLNRSPMAEVLNFSDFLALSFSHHMEILEKTDSVEERAFYIHQAVLNHWDKYTLREYLKADLFHHQGQISNNFALTLPKTLHTQKAISMFKDEYLLDFINVEELGERNPQDIDERVVEKAIVQNVKNFILTFGKDFTYVGHQVHIEKFEHDMWVDLLFFNRELRSLVVVELKTGEFKPSYLGQLAAYMRVLNDDERKSTENPVIGIILCQNADKTFVEYLLQDYNQPMGVATYKAMPEKLKSVLPDEKLLLEAMRK; this is translated from the coding sequence ATGGATAAGGTCAGTCCGATTTACAATAATATTGTTCAGCAGATCAAGTCTGCTATTCTTGAGAGTCAGCTGGAGTCCGCCCGAGCAGTCAATCAGCAAATGCTTTCTCTGTATTACGCCATTGGTCAGTTTGTTTCGGCGAATTCACGGGAAGGTACCTGGGGAACCGGCGCAATCGAGACAATCAGTGCGCAGCTTAGACGCGAAATGCCCGGACTGAGGGGATTTTCAGCGACAAGCATTAAGAAAATGCGTCAATTTTACGAGAAATGGGAAGAGTTTTTAAATCGCCCGCCAATGGCGGGCGAATTGGAAAAGGCTGAATTTGACATAAAAACGCCAATTATACCCATTCACGCTCTAATAAACTTAAATCGTTCGCCAATGGCGGAAGTTTTGAACTTCTCCGATTTCCTTGCACTCAGTTTTTCACATCATATGGAGATTTTAGAGAAAACGGATTCTGTAGAGGAACGAGCGTTTTACATCCACCAGGCCGTTTTGAATCATTGGGACAAGTACACCCTGCGGGAATACCTTAAGGCAGACCTGTTTCATCACCAGGGGCAGATATCCAACAATTTCGCGTTGACACTCCCGAAAACGCTCCATACGCAAAAGGCCATTTCGATGTTCAAGGACGAGTACCTCCTGGATTTTATCAATGTGGAGGAATTGGGGGAGCGCAACCCGCAGGATATTGACGAACGCGTGGTTGAAAAAGCCATTGTCCAGAATGTCAAGAATTTCATTTTGACCTTCGGCAAGGATTTTACGTATGTGGGCCATCAGGTTCATATCGAAAAATTTGAACACGACATGTGGGTGGACCTGCTCTTTTTCAATCGAGAATTGCGCAGCCTTGTCGTTGTCGAACTTAAGACGGGCGAGTTTAAGCCATCTTATTTAGGCCAGCTGGCTGCTTACATGCGGGTGTTGAATGATGACGAACGCAAGTCTACTGAGAATCCTGTAATTGGCATAATACTTTGTCAAAATGCCGACAAAACCTTTGTGGAATACTTGCTTCAGGATTATAACCAGCCCATGGGTGTAGCCACCTACAAGGCGATGCCTGAAAAACTTAAATCAGTCCTACCCGACGAAAAACTGCTCCTGGAGGCAATGCGCAAGTAA
- a CDS encoding McrC family protein, with amino-acid sequence MKPIILKDNTLNQPLDGFKGSCDSLRKSLDSIAGKTFSQLSESNFIVFPPIAKEADLKNDDVVLNYRVDGENLRFTTGNVMGFFAAGKDNHFQIQSRFDSGNKNYFLHYMLQKVCNVAFTPRTSVGEDSFYDFIYFLFPAYLRKAINQGVYRAYVTREYNDANVRGPIDVARHIRKNVPFNGKIAYHTREYTTDNCVTQLIRHTIEHIRSLSMGDAVLNGSDGKNRDDVSEIVAATPTYSRHDRMSVIAKNLRPVTHPYYTAYEPLRKLCLAILRHQKLSYGESNSDSINGILFDGAALWEEYLNVIMRDSEIGEKLVHPNNRTGFRRQHLFELDDGTKNRCIYPDFLMDVDSKQGKIFTAEKVLDAKYRRLDGGLDRDASFQILSYLLRFSSKKGYLLYPSGETSVKEKSYTLIQPKDSSAIVIKAIPFHVPEYNETISFQKFSEEMQTEEGDFVKKLC; translated from the coding sequence TTGAAGCCGATAATTCTTAAAGACAATACTCTCAATCAGCCTCTTGATGGCTTTAAGGGCTCTTGCGATTCTCTTCGTAAGTCTCTTGACAGTATTGCCGGAAAGACGTTTTCTCAATTGAGTGAATCAAACTTCATTGTATTCCCTCCAATTGCCAAAGAAGCCGATTTAAAGAATGATGACGTAGTCTTGAATTATCGCGTCGATGGCGAAAATCTTCGTTTTACAACAGGCAATGTGATGGGATTCTTTGCTGCGGGCAAAGACAATCATTTCCAAATACAGTCTCGATTTGATTCTGGAAACAAGAATTATTTTTTGCATTACATGCTTCAAAAAGTGTGCAATGTGGCGTTTACTCCTCGTACCAGCGTGGGGGAGGATTCGTTCTACGATTTCATTTATTTCTTATTCCCGGCCTATTTGCGAAAGGCGATCAATCAAGGCGTTTACCGAGCCTATGTGACCAGGGAATATAACGACGCCAATGTTCGCGGTCCCATAGATGTAGCCCGTCATATTCGTAAGAATGTTCCTTTCAATGGTAAAATTGCCTATCACACGCGAGAATACACAACGGACAATTGCGTAACACAGCTGATTCGCCATACCATAGAGCATATTCGCTCTTTGAGCATGGGGGATGCAGTTCTGAATGGTTCGGACGGCAAGAATCGTGATGATGTATCAGAAATCGTTGCAGCGACACCGACATATTCAAGACACGATCGTATGTCCGTTATTGCCAAGAATCTTCGTCCTGTTACGCATCCCTATTACACTGCATACGAACCCTTGCGTAAACTCTGCCTGGCCATTTTACGCCATCAAAAGTTGAGCTATGGCGAAAGCAACTCGGATTCCATCAATGGAATTCTTTTTGACGGAGCCGCCCTTTGGGAAGAATATCTAAACGTAATCATGCGAGATTCGGAAATTGGCGAAAAACTTGTCCATCCGAATAACAGAACGGGTTTTAGACGACAGCATCTGTTTGAACTAGACGATGGCACCAAGAATCGCTGCATTTATCCGGATTTCTTGATGGATGTAGATTCCAAGCAAGGAAAAATATTTACAGCAGAAAAAGTACTTGATGCAAAATACCGCCGTTTAGATGGCGGCTTGGACAGAGATGCTTCTTTCCAGATATTGTCTTATCTGCTACGATTCTCTTCAAAGAAAGGATATTTACTGTATCCTTCTGGAGAAACAAGTGTAAAGGAAAAATCATACACGCTAATTCAACCCAAAGATTCATCTGCTATTGTAATCAAGGCAATTCCGTTCCATGTGCCGGAATATAATGAGACTATTTCTTTTCAAAAATTTTCAGAGGAAATGCAGACGGAAGAAGGGGATTTTGTAAAGAAATTATGTTGA
- a CDS encoding helix-turn-helix domain-containing protein, which translates to MLAVVKKPHIEVRARRIPKAIIVFLQDMYKPENVVIKDDESDSWEDTDLFKKRFTESTPGEMIFASRDMRGWSQAALAEKLGKSPHYVSDLENGRRAVSKKMAVALGKVFECDPSIFFEF; encoded by the coding sequence ATGTTGGCAGTCGTGAAAAAGCCCCATATTGAAGTTCGAGCTCGTCGAATTCCTAAGGCTATCATTGTTTTCTTGCAAGATATGTATAAGCCAGAAAATGTTGTAATTAAGGACGATGAGTCTGATTCCTGGGAAGATACGGACTTGTTTAAAAAACGTTTCACGGAATCAACTCCCGGTGAAATGATTTTCGCCAGTCGTGATATGCGCGGCTGGTCTCAAGCTGCACTGGCAGAGAAACTTGGCAAGTCTCCACACTATGTTTCGGATCTTGAAAACGGGCGTCGAGCGGTGTCCAAGAAAATGGCTGTTGCGCTTGGCAAGGTTTTTGAATGCGACCCGTCAATATTCTTTGAATTTTGA